The nucleotide sequence GGCCTAAGCTTTCGCAAATCGAAAAAAACCAAAACGCGCCGGAAACCGGCGCGTTTTTTTATGAGTCAAAGGGTTAAGCCGCGCGATTGAGGTGATCCTCAGATTCGGTTTCGAACTAACTCTGAGTCAAGCGCGAAGATAAGTTGCGACAGCCCCTCACGTGTCGCTAGTTTCATCAAGCGATTCACTTCGTCTTTGGGGGACATAGGAAATGAGCACGGACGATGGTTCGCGCGTTTTAGAGCTTTCACCGGCCGAAACGTGGGACCTTCTGAAGCAGAATTCAGACGCTGTGCTCGTCGACGTTAGGTCAAAACCGGAATGGGGTTTTGTTGGGATACCTGATGTGTCGACGCTGGGGCATGAGACAGTCTTTGTCGAATGGGCCAGTTTTCCGGGAATGTCTGCGAATGCTGGGTTTGCCGATGAGGTATTGGATGCGCTGGGCGGTACCACTCCGTCAGCGATGCTGTTTCTTTGTCGGTCCGGCGTCCGTTCCATCGGCGCAGCGCGTGCGATGACAGCAGCCTTCGAGAAGCAAGGCGTCACAGTCAAATGCATCAGCGTTGCCGAGGGCTTTGAAGGTGACTTGAACTCGCACAAGCAACGGGGGGGCCTGAACGGCTGGAAGGCCCGGGGACTGCCATGGTTGCAGTCTTGAATTATTGGATGACGGGTTTGTAATGACT is from uncultured Litoreibacter sp. and encodes:
- a CDS encoding rhodanese-like domain-containing protein — translated: MSTDDGSRVLELSPAETWDLLKQNSDAVLVDVRSKPEWGFVGIPDVSTLGHETVFVEWASFPGMSANAGFADEVLDALGGTTPSAMLFLCRSGVRSIGAARAMTAAFEKQGVTVKCISVAEGFEGDLNSHKQRGGLNGWKARGLPWLQS